The nucleotide sequence CGGGCGCTTCTGTAACGGTGCGGCGGGGATTACCCCAGGGCGCGGCGGCCCGCCGCCATGCTTCAGCGCGGCGTGTAGGGATCGGCGATGCCCATCCCGGCCAGCACGCGGGTTTCCAGGGTTTCCATGCGCTTGGCGTCGCGCGCCTTGACATGGTCGTAGCCCAGCGCATGCAGGGCGCCATGGATGGTCAGGTGGGCCGCGTGCGCCAGGGGTGTCTTGCGCTGCTCGCGGGCTTCGCGGCGCAGGACCGGCAGGCACAGCACGATGTCGCCGCGCGCCACCGCGTCGGGCCCGACGCCGTATTCGAAGGTCAGGACGTTGGTGGCGTAATCGCGGCCGCGAAAGGCATGGTTCAGTTGGCGGCCTTCTCCCTGGCCGACGATGCGCAGGCTGATCTCCGCGCCGCTGAATGGC is from Bordetella bronchialis and encodes:
- the ybeY gene encoding rRNA maturation RNase YbeY — protein: MRTDTPVALSLSVQYAVPAPALPRWRLRRWIARALDAARDDGLVPFSGAEISLRIVGQGEGRQLNHAFRGRDYATNVLTFEYGVGPDAVARGDIVLCLPVLRREAREQRKTPLAHAAHLTIHGALHALGYDHVKARDAKRMETLETRVLAGMGIADPYTPR